In one window of Dermochelys coriacea isolate rDerCor1 chromosome 3, rDerCor1.pri.v4, whole genome shotgun sequence DNA:
- the ARV1 gene encoding protein ARV1: MHCAASFLLIALNWEADGNREGSSCNGPSPEMGEPGGYKCVECNREAPELYRDYQRGVLRIAICKSCQKPVDKYIEYDPVIILINAILCKTQAYRHILFNTQINIHGKLCIFCLLCEAYLRWLQLQDSSQNTDPDDLIRYAKEWDFYRMFGIASLEQTAFLVGIFTALWLARPESLKTKSDFIFLLKALLLSSYGKLLLIPAVIWEHDYTPLCLKLIKVFVLTSNSQAIRVTVNLSQKLTLLAILSGFILENGIVYLFQRMGWNV; this comes from the exons ATGCACTGCGCGGCGTCTTTCCTCCTCATTGCCCTGAACTGGGAAGCGGACGGGAACCGGGAGGGTTCCTCCTGCAACGGCCCCTCGCCAGAGATGGGGGAGCCCGGCGGCTACAAGTGCGTCGAGTGCAACCGGGAGGCTCCCGAGCTTTACAGGGACTATCAGCGCGGGGTGCTGCGCATCGCCATCTGC AAATCCTGCCAGAAACCTGTGGACAAGTACATTGAGTATGATCCTGTTATCATCTTGATTAATGCCATCTTATGCAAAACACAGGCTTACAGGCATATTCTTTTCAATACACAGATAAAT ATTCATGGGAAGCTttgcatattttgtttgctttgtgaagCTTATCTCAGGTGGCTGCAGCTACAGGATTCAAGCCAAAACACAGACCCTGATGACTTAATCAGATATGCCAAAGAATGGGATTTTTATAGAATGTTTGGAATTGCTTCTTTAG AACAAACTGCATTTTTGGTTGGCATCTTTACTGCACTTTGGCTAGCAAGACCTGAGAGCCTGAAAACAAAGTCAGACTTCATCTTTCTTCTGAAAGCCCTGTTGTTGTCTAGCTATGGAAAACTTCTACTGATTCCAGCTGTTATTTGGGAACATGACTATACTCCTTTGTGCCTCAAACTCATAAAAGTATTTGTCCTGACATCAAACTCTCAAGCGATTAGAG ttACCGTGAACTTAAGCCAAAAGCTCACTTTGCTAGCCATCTTGAGTGGATTCATTTTGGAAAATGGCATAGTCTACTTGTTCCAGAGAATGGGATGGAATGTTTGA